In a genomic window of Lacrimispora sp. BS-2:
- a CDS encoding phosphoribosylanthranilate isomerase, whose protein sequence is MISKGKLIKICGLTRREDILAVNALKPDYAGFVFAPGKRRLTGPEAKMLKELMLPEIPAVGVFVNSPIEDILSLAESGTIDLIQLHGNEDRDYMMELKSRLAPGLPVIKAIRVRQAEDMKEAEDLPADFLLFDAYTKGLYGGSGKTFDWSMVPDIKKPWFLAGGIDASNIKQAMKTKAFCLDLSSSVETEGKKDPGKIKEIIQIVRSEQPCQKESLDSTADSLSPKR, encoded by the coding sequence ATGATTTCCAAAGGAAAACTAATCAAAATATGCGGCCTGACCCGCAGGGAGGACATTCTGGCAGTAAACGCCTTAAAGCCGGATTACGCTGGCTTCGTATTTGCTCCTGGAAAGCGCCGCCTTACAGGACCAGAGGCAAAGATGCTTAAGGAGCTGATGCTGCCGGAGATACCTGCAGTAGGCGTTTTCGTAAACAGCCCCATAGAAGATATCCTGTCCCTTGCAGAGAGTGGAACCATTGACCTTATACAGCTTCACGGCAATGAGGACCGGGATTATATGATGGAACTAAAAAGCCGCCTGGCCCCCGGCCTTCCTGTCATAAAGGCCATACGGGTCCGGCAGGCAGAGGATATGAAGGAGGCAGAGGACCTTCCCGCAGACTTCCTGCTTTTTGATGCTTATACAAAAGGACTTTATGGCGGCAGCGGGAAGACCTTTGACTGGTCCATGGTACCGGACATAAAAAAGCCCTGGTTCCTGGCCGGAGGCATCGATGCCTCAAACATAAAGCAGGCCATGAAAACAAAGGCCTTTTGCCTGGATCTAAGCAGTTCTGTGGAAACAGAGGGCAAAAAAGACCCAGGGAAAATAAAAGAAATCATACAAATAGTAAGGAGTGAACAGCCATGTCAAAAGGAAAGTTTGGACAGCACGGCGGACAGTTTGTCCCCGAAACGCTGA